From one Comamonas piscis genomic stretch:
- a CDS encoding LysR substrate-binding domain-containing protein, translating into MQKRVMPSMMALQCFEAVARHMSFTLAAQDLFLTQSAISKQIAQLEATVCQALFHRSARGLALTPAGRMYLGEVRSILNQVDASARYVMGYGEADETLTIAVQPTFGITWLVPRLRQFMQAYPHIQVVTKGDARPFDLMQSRIDVSLFYGDGSLPGADCHRLFEADVAVVCAPDILPAAGLASLAELEQLPMVQCSFRPEIWRDWFACQGFVPADAYRGPRFDTFSMCLQAAQEGIGLAIMPRMFAEQALAQGRLVQAWPFVQPSDGAYYVAHASHCAALPKIRHFVDWVRAQAQATQPLA; encoded by the coding sequence ATGCAAAAACGTGTGATGCCATCGATGATGGCCCTGCAGTGCTTTGAGGCGGTGGCGCGCCACATGAGCTTTACGCTGGCAGCCCAGGATTTGTTTCTGACGCAGAGCGCCATCAGCAAGCAGATCGCGCAGCTCGAAGCCACCGTCTGCCAGGCGCTGTTCCACCGCTCGGCGCGCGGGCTGGCGCTCACGCCGGCCGGGCGCATGTACCTGGGGGAGGTGCGCAGCATCCTGAACCAGGTCGATGCCTCGGCCCGCTATGTGATGGGCTATGGCGAAGCGGATGAAACCCTGACGATTGCCGTGCAGCCTACATTCGGCATTACCTGGCTGGTGCCGCGCCTGCGGCAGTTCATGCAGGCCTATCCGCACATCCAGGTCGTCACCAAGGGTGATGCCCGGCCTTTTGACCTGATGCAGTCGCGCATTGATGTGTCGCTGTTTTATGGCGATGGCAGCCTGCCGGGGGCGGACTGCCACCGCCTGTTCGAGGCCGATGTAGCGGTGGTCTGCGCGCCGGACATCCTGCCCGCCGCTGGCCTGGCGTCGCTTGCGGAGCTGGAGCAGTTGCCCATGGTCCAGTGCTCGTTTCGGCCCGAGATCTGGCGCGACTGGTTTGCCTGCCAGGGCTTTGTGCCCGCCGATGCCTACCGGGGCCCGCGTTTTGACACCTTTTCGATGTGCCTGCAGGCCGCGCAGGAGGGCATTGGTTTGGCCATCATGCCGCGCATGTTTGCCGAGCAGGCGCTGGCCCAGGGCAGGCTGGTGCAAGCCTGGCCATTTGTGCAGCCCAGCGATGGCGCTTATTACGTGGCCCATGCCAGCCACTGCGCGGCCTTGCCCAAGATCCGCCATTTTGTTGATTGGGTGCGGGCGCAGGCACAGGCCACCCAGCCGCTCGCATGA
- a CDS encoding SIMPL domain-containing protein (The SIMPL domain is named for its presence in mouse protein SIMPL (signalling molecule that associates with mouse pelle-like kinase). Bacterial member BP26, from Brucella, was shown to assemble into a channel-like structure, while YggE from E. coli has been associated with resistance to oxidative stress.): MKKMRMLATAALIAATPFVASTAMAQNTTPAAVDKRPSLNLDAEATTRVPEDTAWAQFSVEKESKDQAQAQQMGKTALADVLATAKKSSTLQVTTENLFTSPVYNKDGKVTSWRTQFNVQLESTDTAVLGQTMAALMDKARLTGSGFRLSDAARNKAQDQLIAEAVKNFNAKAKVTANAMGYAQYEYDTINLSQSGSSQPMPRMNRGVAMMSKMEDSSAPVGLEPGYTTVSVSMSGAVRLIK; the protein is encoded by the coding sequence ATGAAAAAAATGCGCATGCTGGCCACCGCCGCCCTGATCGCTGCCACCCCTTTTGTAGCCTCTACCGCCATGGCCCAAAACACCACCCCTGCCGCCGTCGACAAACGCCCAAGCCTGAACCTGGATGCCGAAGCCACCACGCGCGTGCCTGAAGACACGGCCTGGGCGCAGTTCAGCGTGGAGAAGGAATCCAAGGACCAGGCCCAGGCCCAGCAAATGGGCAAGACGGCGCTGGCCGATGTGCTGGCCACCGCCAAGAAGTCCTCGACCCTGCAAGTGACGACCGAGAACCTGTTTACCAGCCCCGTCTACAACAAGGATGGCAAAGTGACCAGCTGGCGCACCCAGTTCAATGTGCAGCTCGAATCGACGGACACCGCCGTGCTGGGCCAGACGATGGCAGCGCTGATGGACAAGGCCCGCCTGACCGGCTCGGGCTTCCGCCTGTCCGATGCAGCGCGCAACAAGGCGCAGGACCAGCTGATCGCTGAAGCCGTCAAGAACTTCAACGCCAAGGCCAAGGTCACCGCCAATGCCATGGGTTATGCGCAGTACGAGTACGACACCATCAACCTGAGCCAAAGCGGCAGCAGCCAACCGATGCCGCGCATGAACCGTGGCGTAGCCATGATGAGCAAGATGGAAGACAGCAGCGCGCCCGTGGGCCTGGAGCCGGGCTACACCACCGTGTCGGTCAGCATGTCGGGTGCAGTGCGTTTGATCAAGTAA
- a CDS encoding alpha-hydroxy acid oxidase, with protein MAALHHYLSIADLERAARKRLPACVRGYVCGGTEDGVSLQQSLQAFSRLGFVPRGLRHVAQRSTATTLWGQTYSLPMGFAPTGFAAIVMKDCDAALAKVAQAQALPFIISGASTVPLEQLQSAHDQRCWYQAYLPGNMARILPLLQRLEKAQIPVLVVTIDTCVGANRENLQRLRFTVPFRPSWRLLLDGLCHPRWSSDVFLRTVLSQGVPRFANLAHETGPAITADPPHGFRGERDQLDWDCIDQIRAAWKGKLVLKGVMHPDDARLAVAHGADAVIVSTHGGRQLDACISPLQALPEIRQAVPAGYPVFIDGGFRRGSDVLKAMALGADLVFTGRPQLFGAAVAGEAGIAHAVQLFRQELMTNLALLGVNRPQELTADYLRIQGDFSLPPSQR; from the coding sequence ATGGCCGCGCTGCACCACTACCTCTCGATTGCCGACCTGGAACGCGCTGCCCGCAAGCGCTTGCCCGCCTGTGTGCGCGGCTATGTCTGCGGCGGCACGGAAGACGGCGTATCGCTGCAGCAAAGCCTGCAGGCCTTCTCGCGCCTGGGCTTTGTGCCGCGCGGCCTGCGCCATGTGGCCCAGCGCAGCACGGCCACCACCTTGTGGGGCCAGACCTATTCGCTGCCCATGGGCTTTGCGCCCACCGGCTTTGCCGCCATTGTGATGAAGGACTGCGATGCCGCGCTGGCCAAGGTGGCGCAGGCGCAGGCGCTGCCCTTCATCATCAGCGGCGCATCCACCGTACCGCTGGAACAGCTGCAAAGTGCGCATGACCAGCGCTGCTGGTACCAGGCCTACCTGCCGGGCAATATGGCGCGCATCCTGCCGCTGCTGCAACGGCTCGAAAAAGCGCAGATCCCCGTGTTGGTGGTCACCATCGACACCTGTGTGGGCGCCAACCGCGAGAACCTGCAGCGCCTGCGCTTTACCGTGCCGTTTCGCCCTAGCTGGCGCTTGCTGCTGGACGGCCTGTGCCACCCGCGTTGGAGCAGCGATGTGTTTCTACGCACCGTGTTGAGCCAAGGCGTGCCCCGCTTTGCCAACCTGGCCCATGAGACGGGGCCGGCCATCACGGCCGACCCGCCCCATGGCTTTCGGGGTGAGCGCGACCAGCTCGACTGGGACTGCATCGACCAGATCCGCGCTGCCTGGAAGGGCAAGCTGGTGCTCAAGGGCGTCATGCACCCGGATGACGCCCGACTCGCCGTGGCCCATGGCGCCGATGCGGTCATCGTCTCCACCCATGGCGGGCGCCAGCTCGATGCCTGCATCTCGCCGTTGCAGGCCTTGCCCGAGATTCGCCAAGCCGTCCCTGCCGGCTATCCGGTGTTCATCGACGGCGGCTTTCGCCGGGGCAGCGATGTGCTCAAGGCCATGGCGCTGGGCGCCGATCTGGTCTTTACCGGCCGGCCGCAGCTGTTTGGCGCAGCCGTCGCAGGCGAGGCGGGCATTGCCCATGCGGTGCAGTTGTTCCGCCAGGAGCTGATGACCAACCTGGCGCTGCTGGGCGTGAACCGCCCGCAGGAGCTGACAGCGGACTATTTGCGCATCCAGGGCGATTTTTCGCTACCCCCCAGTCAGCGCTAA
- a CDS encoding tripartite tricarboxylate transporter substrate binding protein codes for MMTLSKAALGLAAAWALLPAAQAQGTGYPSKPVKLVVGYAPGGATDIGARLMADALGKDLGQTFIVENRPGANSNIGAEYVVRAPADGYTLFVGSISTAINQGLYTKLGFDAGKDLVPVAQLNVVPNILAVSAKLPVNSVAEYIAYGKQHPDKLTCASPGSGSSAHLGCELFKLKTGTSILHVPYRGSGPAVSDLLGGQVDSMMDNLPPLLAQIRAGKLKGLAVTTAERVDFASDIPTVAESGVPGFEVAAWFGVFAPAGTPAQVVDTVNKAINRALNANPDVRAKYQSNGFMLPPAPNSPASFQRFFNSEIKRWAEVAQATKLKID; via the coding sequence ATGATGACACTGAGCAAGGCCGCGCTGGGCCTGGCCGCCGCATGGGCGCTGTTGCCCGCCGCACAGGCCCAAGGCACGGGCTACCCCAGCAAGCCCGTGAAACTGGTCGTGGGATACGCCCCCGGCGGTGCCACCGACATTGGCGCGCGGCTGATGGCCGACGCGCTGGGCAAGGACCTGGGCCAGACCTTTATTGTGGAAAACCGCCCAGGTGCCAACAGCAATATCGGTGCGGAATATGTGGTGCGCGCACCCGCCGATGGCTATACGCTGTTTGTCGGCTCCATATCGACGGCGATCAACCAGGGCCTCTACACCAAGCTGGGCTTTGATGCCGGCAAGGACCTGGTGCCGGTGGCCCAGCTCAATGTGGTGCCCAATATCCTGGCGGTGAGCGCCAAGCTGCCGGTCAACTCGGTGGCGGAATACATCGCCTACGGCAAGCAACACCCGGACAAGCTGACTTGCGCATCGCCGGGCAGTGGCTCCTCGGCGCATCTGGGTTGCGAGCTGTTCAAGCTCAAGACGGGCACCAGCATCTTGCATGTGCCGTACCGGGGCAGCGGCCCGGCGGTGTCGGACCTGCTGGGCGGGCAGGTGGATTCGATGATGGACAACCTGCCGCCGCTGCTGGCGCAGATCCGTGCCGGCAAGCTCAAGGGCCTGGCGGTGACCACCGCAGAGCGCGTCGATTTTGCGTCGGACATCCCGACCGTGGCTGAATCCGGTGTGCCCGGCTTTGAGGTCGCCGCCTGGTTTGGCGTGTTTGCGCCAGCAGGCACACCCGCCCAGGTGGTGGATACCGTCAACAAGGCCATCAACCGCGCGCTGAATGCCAACCCCGATGTGCGGGCCAAGTACCAGAGCAATGGCTTTATGCTGCCGCCGGCGCCCAATTCGCCGGCCAGCTTTCAGCGCTTCTTCAACAGCGAAATCAAGCGCTGGGCCGAGGTGGCGCAGGCCACCAAGCTCAAGATCGACTGA
- a CDS encoding tartrate dehydrogenase: MSKKLRIAVLAGDGIGKEVMPEGIRVLEAAAKRFDLPLEMQHFDWAHCDYFAAHGQMMPDDWKAQLQGFDAILFGAVGWPATVPDHVSLWGSLLKFRREFDQYINLRPVRLFEGVPCPLAGRKPGDIDYYVVRENTEGEYTALGGIMFEGTDREMVLQEAVFTRKGADRLLKFAFDLAQSRSKKHVTLATKSNGIAISMPWWDKCAEAMAKNYPDVVLDKQHIDILTARFVLQPGRFDVVAATNLFGDILSDLGPATTGTIGLAPSANLNPERNFPSLFEPVHGSAPDIYGQNIANPIAMIWSVALMLDFLGDGKGAWRSAHDAIVDAISQTILSGPSTPDLGGQGKTPDVGKAIAERLA; the protein is encoded by the coding sequence ATGAGCAAGAAACTACGTATCGCGGTATTGGCAGGCGACGGCATTGGCAAGGAAGTAATGCCCGAAGGCATCCGCGTGCTGGAGGCCGCCGCCAAGCGCTTTGACCTGCCGCTGGAGATGCAGCACTTTGACTGGGCGCATTGCGACTACTTTGCCGCCCACGGCCAGATGATGCCCGACGACTGGAAAGCGCAGCTGCAGGGCTTTGACGCGATTCTGTTCGGCGCCGTCGGCTGGCCCGCCACTGTGCCCGACCATGTCTCGCTCTGGGGCTCGCTGCTCAAGTTCCGCCGCGAGTTCGACCAGTACATCAACCTGCGCCCGGTGCGCCTGTTTGAAGGCGTGCCCTGCCCGCTGGCTGGCCGCAAGCCCGGCGATATCGACTACTACGTGGTGCGCGAAAACACCGAGGGCGAGTACACCGCGCTGGGCGGCATCATGTTTGAAGGCACGGACCGCGAGATGGTGCTGCAAGAGGCTGTGTTCACCCGCAAGGGCGCCGACCGCCTGCTCAAGTTCGCCTTTGACCTGGCCCAAAGCCGCAGCAAAAAGCATGTGACCCTGGCCACCAAGTCCAACGGCATTGCAATCAGCATGCCCTGGTGGGACAAATGTGCCGAAGCCATGGCCAAAAACTACCCCGATGTGGTGCTGGACAAGCAGCATATCGACATCCTCACCGCCCGCTTTGTGCTGCAGCCCGGCCGTTTTGATGTGGTCGCCGCCACCAACCTGTTTGGCGACATCCTGAGCGACCTTGGCCCTGCCACCACCGGCACCATCGGCCTGGCGCCCTCCGCTAACCTGAACCCCGAGCGCAACTTCCCGTCGCTGTTCGAGCCGGTGCATGGCTCGGCGCCCGACATCTATGGCCAGAACATTGCCAACCCCATTGCGATGATCTGGTCGGTGGCCTTGATGCTCGACTTCCTGGGCGACGGCAAGGGCGCATGGCGCAGCGCCCACGACGCCATCGTCGATGCCATCAGCCAGACCATTTTGAGCGGCCCTAGCACGCCTGATCTGGGCGGCCAGGGCAAGACGCCCGATGTGGGCAAGGCGATTGCCGAACGCTTGGCCTGA
- a CDS encoding MFS transporter, producing the protein MTALPTSVPPGPTPPSGLYFGWVIVAASTLLTLLTVGMRMGIGPFVVPLSQDLGFSRSLLSSIIAFGMLCYGLGMPLAGWLVARQGTRRVLLLGTVIVVLSCIWAVNARTPWMFFWSYGVVLSLGLAFTSPVAVTPMISSWFTRQRGMALFFLSTGSMAGIAVMTPVFTFTIARWGWQHSLLGFALVFALIVTAMALWVVRDDAPEHTDLTPAEQAARQERLRAMAGQPAAPSLRFAQAVATAPFWQIFLGLFACGFSMNLLGTHGVPMLMDHGFDAGSSAGGIGLIGLVAIFSTLGLGKLSDMVPRRYILAVIYLVRGLGFVGLVAVVHHWQLYAVAALGGIVWAGSIAASSAILGDLYGIKLVGMLYGCAYLGHQIGAMISSWLGGWAYEQFGTHWIAFGAAAVLLVLAAGVSLLLPTRLAAAAR; encoded by the coding sequence ATGACAGCGCTCCCCACCTCGGTGCCTCCGGGCCCCACCCCACCGTCCGGTCTGTATTTCGGCTGGGTGATCGTCGCCGCCTCCACCCTCCTCACCCTGCTTACCGTGGGCATGCGCATGGGCATCGGCCCCTTCGTCGTGCCGCTGTCGCAAGACCTGGGTTTTAGCCGCAGCCTGCTGTCATCCATCATCGCCTTTGGCATGCTCTGCTACGGCCTGGGCATGCCCCTGGCCGGCTGGCTGGTGGCGCGCCAGGGTACGCGGCGGGTGCTGCTGCTGGGCACCGTCATCGTGGTGCTGTCCTGCATCTGGGCCGTCAACGCCCGCACGCCCTGGATGTTCTTCTGGTCCTATGGCGTAGTACTTTCGCTGGGACTGGCCTTCACCAGCCCGGTGGCAGTCACGCCGATGATCAGCAGCTGGTTCACACGCCAGCGAGGCATGGCGCTGTTCTTCCTGTCCACCGGCTCCATGGCGGGCATTGCGGTGATGACGCCGGTCTTCACCTTCACGATCGCGCGCTGGGGCTGGCAGCACAGCTTGCTGGGCTTTGCACTGGTGTTTGCGCTGATCGTGACCGCGATGGCGCTGTGGGTGGTGCGCGACGATGCGCCCGAGCACACCGACCTGACACCCGCCGAACAGGCGGCGCGCCAGGAGCGCCTGCGCGCGATGGCCGGGCAGCCAGCCGCGCCCTCGCTGCGCTTTGCCCAGGCCGTGGCCACGGCACCCTTCTGGCAGATCTTTCTAGGCCTGTTTGCCTGCGGCTTCAGCATGAACCTGCTGGGCACCCATGGCGTGCCGATGCTGATGGACCATGGCTTTGATGCCGGCAGCAGCGCGGGCGGCATTGGGCTGATCGGCTTGGTCGCCATCTTCAGCACCTTAGGGCTGGGCAAGCTGTCCGACATGGTCCCGCGCCGCTACATCCTGGCCGTCATCTACCTGGTGCGGGGGCTGGGCTTTGTTGGCCTGGTGGCCGTCGTCCACCACTGGCAGCTCTATGCCGTGGCCGCCTTGGGTGGCATTGTCTGGGCCGGCTCCATCGCCGCCTCCTCGGCCATTCTGGGCGATCTCTACGGCATCAAACTGGTCGGCATGCTGTATGGCTGCGCCTACCTGGGCCACCAGATCGGCGCGATGATCAGCAGCTGGCTGGGTGGCTGGGCCTATGAGCAGTTTGGCACCCACTGGATCGCCTTTGGCGCAGCGGCCGTGTTGCTGGTGCTGGCCGCGGGCGTATCGCTGCTGCTGCCCACGCGGCTGGCGGCCGCTGCGCGTTAA
- a CDS encoding PQQ-dependent sugar dehydrogenase, translating to MPNAWPDRRAPQAALAALASVLLAWAPLAHARGYTPQGRCGGYERVNIGSPAGTCVALVADERDGLRAPRRVLEISPGRLWIIDMGSWVPRQGRLLELSLPSPSGAATQRPQVKVLADKLDRPLALLRGPDAQIYIGEAGRIWRTPVPAIGQPIQPHTVLDQLPDDGAHPLKEISFGADGSLYVNIGSASDRCQDAQGALPYPCPERGAMQFRGAVWRAILRSPTATGQPAQSPVQQFAPFALGLRNSVALATLPDGPAKGSLWQAENNIDYRDRNEPPEELNELLEGADYGWPYCIGAQRPARGYEQRARCAATKAPHMLWPAHTAPLHLLATPQASPFQGQLLAAWHGPQGHRVVGFARQKDGKPGGKAIEWLGNWTADGKTRPLGRPTGLALNHAGQLMVVEDYNRTLLMLLPDTASAPAPQR from the coding sequence TTGCCGAACGCTTGGCCTGACCGCCGGGCACCCCAGGCGGCGCTCGCTGCGCTGGCCAGCGTGCTGCTGGCCTGGGCGCCGTTGGCGCATGCCCGGGGCTATACGCCCCAGGGCCGCTGCGGCGGCTATGAAAGAGTCAACATCGGCAGCCCGGCCGGCACCTGCGTGGCCCTGGTGGCCGATGAGCGCGACGGCCTGCGTGCGCCCCGCCGGGTGCTGGAGATCAGCCCCGGCCGCCTGTGGATCATCGACATGGGCAGCTGGGTGCCGCGCCAAGGCAGGCTACTGGAGCTGAGCCTGCCATCGCCCTCGGGCGCCGCCACCCAACGCCCCCAAGTCAAGGTGCTGGCCGACAAGCTCGATCGCCCGCTCGCGCTGCTGCGCGGGCCCGATGCGCAGATCTATATCGGCGAGGCCGGCCGCATCTGGCGCACGCCCGTGCCGGCCATCGGCCAGCCTATCCAGCCCCATACTGTGCTCGACCAGCTGCCCGATGACGGCGCCCACCCGCTCAAGGAAATCAGCTTTGGGGCCGATGGCAGTCTCTACGTCAACATCGGCTCGGCCAGTGACCGCTGCCAGGACGCACAAGGCGCACTACCTTATCCCTGCCCCGAGCGCGGGGCGATGCAGTTCCGGGGCGCGGTATGGCGTGCGATATTGCGCAGCCCAACGGCCACCGGCCAGCCCGCGCAATCGCCTGTGCAGCAGTTCGCACCCTTTGCGCTGGGCCTGCGCAATTCTGTGGCCCTGGCCACCCTGCCCGATGGCCCTGCCAAAGGCAGCCTCTGGCAGGCTGAGAACAACATCGACTACCGCGACAGGAACGAGCCACCCGAAGAGCTCAACGAGCTGCTGGAAGGCGCCGACTACGGCTGGCCCTACTGCATAGGCGCACAGCGCCCGGCGCGCGGCTATGAGCAACGCGCGCGCTGCGCCGCCACCAAGGCGCCGCATATGCTCTGGCCCGCCCATACGGCACCGCTGCATTTGCTGGCCACCCCGCAGGCCAGCCCCTTCCAAGGCCAGTTGCTGGCCGCCTGGCATGGGCCGCAAGGCCACCGAGTGGTGGGCTTTGCGCGCCAAAAGGATGGCAAACCCGGCGGCAAGGCGATCGAATGGCTGGGCAACTGGACCGCAGATGGCAAGACCCGGCCACTGGGCCGCCCTACCGGCCTGGCACTGAACCATGCCGGCCAGCTGATGGTGGTGGAAGACTACAACCGCACGCTGTTGATGCTGCTGCCCGATACGGCCAGCGCCCCCGCCCCGCAGCGCTGA
- a CDS encoding CaiB/BaiF CoA transferase family protein has protein sequence MHHTDTPASPNTPPTSSTLPLAGLRVVEFSHMVMGPTCGLVLADLGAEVIKVEPVEGDRTRHLLGAGAGFFPMFNRNKKSVAIDLRQASGLEAAIRLASTADIVVQNFKPGVMRKYGLDYRALSQLNPRLIYVNHTGFLPGPYEHRTALDEVVQMMGGLAYMTGRPGDPLRAGTSVNDIMGGMFGAIGAMAALMQRAQTGRGQEIDSALFENNVFLVGQHMMQFAVTGEAAEPMPNRISAWSVYDVFTVQDGAQIFLAAVSDAQWATLCQAFGWGDLLAHPGYTSNNDRVRLRPQLLPELRQRFATMTAAHIGQIFEDNGLPYAPISKPEELLDDPHLLASGGLAPVRLSDGERAGQMAPTTLLPLRMAGERLGVRMDPPQLGQHTQELLRSLGYGDDGIAALRDSQAIAG, from the coding sequence ATGCACCACACCGACACTCCCGCCTCTCCGAATACGCCTCCCACTTCATCGACGCTGCCTCTCGCCGGCCTGCGCGTCGTCGAGTTCAGCCATATGGTGATGGGCCCCACCTGCGGCCTGGTGCTGGCCGATCTGGGGGCGGAGGTCATCAAGGTGGAGCCGGTGGAGGGGGACCGCACCCGCCACCTGCTGGGCGCGGGGGCAGGATTTTTCCCGATGTTCAACCGCAACAAGAAAAGCGTGGCCATCGACCTGCGCCAGGCCTCGGGGCTGGAGGCGGCGATCCGGCTGGCCAGCACGGCCGACATCGTGGTGCAGAACTTCAAGCCCGGCGTGATGCGCAAGTACGGGCTCGACTACCGCGCGCTGTCACAGCTCAACCCGCGTCTGATCTATGTGAACCACACCGGCTTTCTGCCCGGGCCCTACGAGCACCGCACTGCGCTGGACGAGGTGGTGCAGATGATGGGCGGCCTGGCCTATATGACCGGCCGCCCCGGTGATCCGCTGCGCGCAGGCACCAGCGTCAACGACATCATGGGCGGCATGTTTGGTGCCATTGGTGCGATGGCTGCGCTGATGCAGCGCGCGCAGACGGGCCGGGGACAAGAGATTGATTCCGCGCTGTTCGAGAACAATGTGTTCCTGGTCGGCCAGCACATGATGCAGTTCGCGGTGACGGGCGAGGCGGCCGAGCCCATGCCCAACCGCATCTCGGCCTGGTCGGTGTATGACGTGTTCACCGTGCAGGATGGCGCGCAGATTTTTCTGGCCGCCGTGAGCGATGCGCAATGGGCCACCCTGTGCCAGGCCTTCGGCTGGGGCGATCTGCTGGCACACCCGGGCTACACCAGCAACAACGACCGGGTGCGCCTGCGCCCCCAGCTGCTGCCCGAGCTGCGCCAGCGCTTTGCCACGATGACGGCTGCGCACATTGGCCAGATCTTTGAGGACAACGGCCTGCCCTACGCGCCCATCAGCAAGCCCGAAGAGCTGCTGGACGACCCGCACCTGCTGGCCAGCGGTGGCCTGGCCCCTGTGCGGCTGAGCGATGGCGAGCGCGCCGGGCAAATGGCGCCCACCACCTTGCTGCCGCTGCGCATGGCCGGTGAGCGCCTGGGCGTGCGCATGGACCCGCCTCAGCTGGGCCAGCACACGCAGGAGCTGCTGCGCAGTCTGGGCTATGGCGATGACGGCATTGCCGCCTTGCGGGACAGCCAGGCCATTGCGGGTTGA
- a CDS encoding LysR family transcriptional regulator: MELRHLRALVCIADCGNLTRAAQQLGMQQPPLTRLLQQLEAEMGTPLMERLPRGMRPTAAGLALVQEARMVLARVEAMAGLVQDAAQGGRGHIAIGFTSSAALHPLVAQVLRAFRAQWPRVKVALEEAGSGELLEALLAQRLHAALVRSAWEAQPSLSSRHVLTEPMVVVGPAEHALLQSKRALPLAQLRGQPLVLYKRPAGPGLHDGIVAACVGAGFHPQVVQEAPRLTATLSLVAAGLGLSIVPASMQHLRSDGLAFRRLSGAPGLVAPLILVSQRRPEAQAQALLQHLGSIFDQQLAQQPARRGAV; the protein is encoded by the coding sequence ATGGAGCTGAGACATTTGCGGGCCCTGGTCTGCATTGCCGATTGTGGCAACCTGACCCGCGCTGCCCAGCAGCTGGGCATGCAGCAGCCGCCGCTGACGCGCCTGTTGCAGCAGCTGGAGGCGGAGATGGGCACGCCCTTGATGGAGCGCCTGCCGCGTGGCATGCGCCCCACCGCTGCTGGCTTGGCGCTGGTGCAGGAGGCACGCATGGTGCTGGCCCGGGTGGAGGCGATGGCGGGGCTGGTGCAGGATGCTGCCCAGGGCGGGCGCGGCCACATCGCCATTGGCTTTACCAGCTCGGCAGCGCTGCACCCCTTGGTCGCGCAGGTGCTGCGCGCTTTTCGGGCGCAATGGCCGCGCGTGAAGGTGGCGCTGGAGGAGGCGGGATCGGGCGAGCTGCTGGAAGCCCTGCTCGCGCAGCGCCTGCATGCGGCGCTGGTGCGCTCGGCCTGGGAGGCCCAGCCTAGCCTCAGCAGCCGCCATGTGCTGACTGAGCCTATGGTCGTGGTCGGCCCAGCCGAGCATGCGTTGCTGCAGTCCAAACGGGCCTTGCCGCTGGCGCAATTGCGGGGCCAGCCCCTGGTGCTGTACAAGCGGCCAGCGGGCCCGGGCCTGCACGATGGCATCGTCGCGGCCTGCGTGGGCGCGGGCTTTCATCCTCAGGTCGTGCAAGAGGCTCCGCGCCTGACCGCCACCCTGAGCCTGGTGGCTGCCGGCCTGGGCTTGAGCATTGTGCCGGCCTCCATGCAGCACCTGCGCAGCGATGGGCTGGCCTTCCGGCGGCTGAGTGGTGCGCCCGGCCTGGTGGCGCCCCTGATCCTCGTCAGCCAGCGCCGCCCCGAGGCCCAGGCCCAGGCGCTGCTCCAGCACCTGGGCAGTATTTTTGACCAACAGCTGGCCCAGCAGCCGGCACGCCGAGGGGCCGTCTGA
- a CDS encoding DMT family transporter, translated as MSTFPFPPESLAVLAAACWAMAALFSAPVARKMGAFAFTRWRMVFATLMLGGWATVAGTWGSLNLALVGVLVLSGFIGIFIGDTVLFACMNRLGPRRSGILFATHSMMSAVLAALFLGERMGAVAMLGCALVLSGVMCAIAFGKRAGSESSLEATRGRLAVGVSLGLVAALGQALGTLVVKPVMGPDVDPVAASAVRMAAGFGFHALLLLVGWKPARLTAVMEGRDWMLLAGSAFLSMAMGMTLILAALKYGSAGLVGMLSSVSPILLLPLLWWKTKVPPTLGAMGGALLTVAGVVLILARLS; from the coding sequence GTGTCGACTTTTCCTTTTCCCCCCGAATCTCTGGCCGTGCTGGCCGCCGCCTGCTGGGCGATGGCTGCGCTGTTCTCCGCCCCGGTGGCGCGCAAGATGGGCGCCTTTGCCTTTACCCGCTGGCGCATGGTGTTTGCCACGCTGATGCTGGGCGGCTGGGCCACCGTGGCGGGCACCTGGGGCAGCCTGAACCTGGCGCTGGTGGGCGTGCTGGTGCTGTCGGGCTTTATTGGCATCTTCATTGGCGACACGGTGTTGTTTGCCTGCATGAACCGGCTGGGGCCGCGCCGATCAGGCATTTTGTTTGCCACCCATTCGATGATGTCGGCGGTGTTGGCCGCCTTGTTTTTGGGCGAGCGCATGGGCGCCGTCGCCATGCTGGGCTGCGCGCTGGTGCTGAGCGGCGTGATGTGCGCCATTGCCTTTGGCAAGCGGGCCGGCAGCGAATCGAGCCTGGAGGCCACGCGCGGCCGGCTGGCCGTGGGCGTGAGCCTGGGGCTGGTCGCCGCCTTGGGCCAGGCGCTCGGCACCTTGGTGGTCAAGCCGGTGATGGGCCCCGATGTGGACCCGGTCGCCGCATCTGCTGTGCGCATGGCGGCAGGCTTTGGCTTTCATGCCCTGCTGCTGCTGGTGGGCTGGAAGCCTGCGCGGCTGACCGCCGTGATGGAGGGCCGTGATTGGATGCTGCTGGCAGGCAGCGCCTTTTTGTCGATGGCCATGGGCATGACCTTGATCCTCGCCGCACTCAAATACGGCAGTGCCGGGCTGGTGGGCATGCTGTCCTCCGTCTCACCCATCTTGCTGCTGCCGCTGCTGTGGTGGAAGACGAAGGTGCCGCCCACCTTGGGCGCGATGGGCGGCGCCTTGCTCACGGTGGCCGGCGTGGTGCTGATTCTGGCCCGGCTGAGCTGA